GTCGGGATTGTAACAGTTGATGCACAGATGCACATTGTTCAGTTTAACGGTGCTGCAACTAAGATATGTGGATTTACTGATACCAACGATGAATTGTACTCAGATAAGAGCCAATGTAGTAAGAGATGCTTTTTCACTCTCAGAGAGACAATCGAGACAAAAAAGTCATACGACATTTTTCGCCTTGAGTGTAAACATAAACTTAAATCAGGGCAAGTGGTAAATATTACCACTTATCCTTTGTTGGACGAACAGAAGAGTTTCAGCGGCGGAGTTATGATTGTTCAGGACGAGACCAACCTTGCAGAACTGGAAATGAAAATCGGCCATCCCAGGAAGTACCATAACATAATAGGACAAAGCGAAAGGATGCAAAATATCTTTTCATTGATAGAAACCCTCTCTAACCTTAAAACAACAGTACTTATCACAGGAGACAGTGGCACCGGTAAGGAATTAATTGCTGAGGCAATACATTTCAGAGGGCAGCGCAGTAATAAGCCACTTGTGAAGGTCAACTGTTCTGCCATATCAGAACATCTTCTGGAGAGCGAACTATTTGGCCACGTCAAAGGCGCTTTTACTGATGCAATCAGTGACAGAACCGGCAGGTTTCAGAGGGCTGATGGTGGAACAATATTTCTCGATGAAATCGGTGACATCACAGCTGCTACTCAGCTAAAACTCTTGAGAGTTCTACAGGAGATGGAATTTGAAAAGGTTGGAGACTCCGCTCCTATAAAGGTTGACGTAAGGGTAATAGCGGCAACCAACCAGTGCCTTAATGAAAAAATCAAACGTGGACACTTTAGAAAAGACCTCTACTACCGATTGCGGGTTATCGAAATAAATCTCCCACCGCTTAGGGACCGGAAAGAAGACATACCCCTTCTGGTTGAACATTTTATGGCAAAATTCAACAGGGATTTCAAAAAAGACATACATTCTATATCCACAGACGTAATGAAAGCCTTCATGCATTACCAGTGGCCGGGAAATATCAGGGAAATGGAACATGCCATCGAACACGCCTTTGTTTTGTGTACTCAAAGAGTTATAACTTTAGACGATCTCCCCGATGAATTCAGAGATGTAGTATCCACTAACATCACTCAGGAACACGAGCCTCAAATAATCAGACTCACCCTGAAAAACACAAAATGGAATAAATCCAAAACTGCCCGGATTTTGGGTATTGACCGTAAAACGCTGTACAACAAAATGAGGTTATACGGCATTAAAAAAGACGATTAGACAACTGTAGAACTGTAGAACTTACCAATTATAAGGATTCCACACTTTAATTCCCCACTTTTAACAGCTGTTTAGTATTCATGGTAGACAATATAGAATGTAATTATCTGTTTTTCCACGAAAATTATTTTTTCAGCATTCCTGGCACGATACTTGATTACCTTGTTCGATATATGTATTTCACAATCGCTGTTGAATATTCGTGAATAAAACCAGACTGCTATGCAGTTAAAGCTATTTTATAAAGGAGGATTTATGTCAAAGAAGTTAGTACGTAGTACAGTGGTTGCGGCTTTATTAGCTTCGACGTTGTTAATTCTGTTTTCACCGAAGGCCTCATGGGCAGTGCCGTCGTACTCACGGCGGTATGGTCTTGATTGTACCGTGTGTCACAACATGTGGGGGGCATTAAACGGTGTAGGTGCAACATTTAAACTGAGCGGTTATCGTGCCCTTATAGGAAACGATCTCGAACCGTTATCGAAAGATATTGAGACTGGGGGCATCTTTGCGATACCGACAACATTGCCGCTTTCAATTGTTACCGGAGTTGGCTACGATTACCGTACCGAGAAACGCACTGGCGCTGACGGCTCATCAAACACTCAGACAGGGTCAAGCCTTGCACTGGAGGATGCCAGCATATTCCTTACCTCGCCTATTGGCCCTCATCTATCTGTTTTTGCAGAGTTCCCAATGTATGAAACCAGAGCATGGGAATTCACTCCTACAGGGCCTGCCGAGGCCAATGATACCGCAAGAGGAGGTAACATACGCTTTAGCACAGAGAAACCAACATTTGAGGTAGCAAAGTTTTTCTGGAATAACCTGTTTGGAGAAGCTGCACCGCGCGACAGCGTAAATCTGCTCTTTGGTATAACCCATCCCCCGCTGCCCTACTCTCCCGGTAAGGTAAGATTATCAGTAAACCAGTACCCTATCTATGAAAGACGTGCACTTGACCTTCTAAGCCATCAGAAATTAGACAGCTTATTAACCAGCGAGCAAAACGACTCACTGTTCAGGGTGAGTGAACCACAAGTGCTTGCCGAGATTTATGGTATGGTTGTGCCTGGCAAGGCAGTTACAGACGTTGGGAAGAAAGAGACGTTTTGGCTTGAATACCACCTTGGCGTAACAAACGCCAGCAACTCCAGCGCCGACAACAACGCTAACAAAGGATTCTATGGACGCTATGTTATGCGCTGGTATGGTCAATCACTGGGAGTATTCGCTCTCTATGCAAATGACACCTATGATGATGATATCCGTAATGGAGCTTCAGTTACAAACGGAGGAATCATGTCGGGGAAATCGTCCAGTAACAGCCATTTCAGGATTGGTCCTGACTTAACAATAAGCGGAGTTCCGTATAAAGTCCCATTATGGCTTGAAAATCAGTATATGTATGTCAATGAAAATAATCCTACAGGATTTGATAAGAGTTTTGCATGGCAAGGTGGATTTCATCAGTTGAATTGTCAGATTACAAGTAAAGCCGTAGCTTATGGCCGCTATGACTGGGTTAGCGGCAAACTCTACGACGATACGTCAACCAGAATAAACGGTGTTATGGGTCAAACGAAGACAAAACCCAGCGAGTACGACATTGTCGCAGGGCTTCAGTATGCCATTACCTCTAATGTCAAACTTATCGGTGAGTACCGATATCATGAGTTTAAGGATACTGTGAGTACACCTAACACATCGACGCTCAACGATACCGGGTTTACAACCCGCATCATGTTTGGATTTTAATAAGACCACATTCTCAAATAATTTGCAAAGCTGACACAGGGTAAAAAAGGCATTTTACTCTGTGTCAGCCCTCCTGGTTCAACGTAAATCGGCTAAATCCACTTACCTTTAACAACTACAATAGCTTAAATATTTCGTAACAGTTATTATCTGGAAATCTCGAAATTTAGGACTAACTGGCTGCAGTTATAAAGGTTTCAAAACACCGTGGGTCATTCTGTATATTTTTTTACACTGCTTTGCTATTTCTGAACTATGGGTTACAAGCAGAAAAGTAACCCCCTTATCTTCGTTCATTTTCTTAAATAAAGACATAATCTCAGCCTCGGTCTCTTCATCAAGGTCTCCTGTAGGCTCATCTGCCAGCACAATTGCCGGTTCATTTATAAAGGCACGTGCAATGGCAACTCTTCTTTGCTGACCGCCACTCAGTTGTGATGGATACATGTTGGCTTTATCCTGAATTCTTACCATATCAAGCAATGCCATAGCATAATCGTTCCTGTTGATTCTTTCCTTGGAAAAAGCCGTTGGCAGAAGTACATTTTCAAGTACGGTAAGTGTGGGGATAAGACTGCTAAACTGAAATATAAAATTCATAAGTTTATTTCTAAGCTCTGAGAGCTCATTATCAGATATTGACCACAGGTTTGTACCGTTTATTTTAACCGTGCCAATATCAGGCTTTGTTAGTGCGCCAACAATACTAAGGAGCGTTGTCTTACCAGATCCGGAGTGTCCGACTATGGATAAGAAATCCCCTTTTTCAACCAGCAGGTTAACGTTATCCGCGGCTTTTAGCTTCTCTTTTCCGATTATATAATGTTTCGATATCTCTGTCAGTTCAATCATCTGTAAAAATCCCCCGCTCTCTACTCACCTTTTCTTATTGCTGCGTAAGGCTCCATTTTCATAGACCGTACCGCCGGATAAAAAGCCGCTATGGCGCCAGTTAACAACGAAAGCAACAGAGTAAGGTAAATAAGCAGTGCAAACTGTAACATTTCAGGCCATAGGTATGGAATGTTCAGAGAAGACTTGATAAAGTCCTTAAAGAAAAATAAAAAAGAGCCCCCTAAAACTATCCCTGCCAAACCCCCTATCACAGACAGAATTGAGGCCTCAGTCATGATAAGCTGGAATATGTCCTTTTTCTTAGCCCCCATTGCCCTGAGAAGGCCTATTTCCCGCCGTCTTTCGTTGACAATCATGGAAAACACAAGACCTATTAAAAAAATCGCCATGACCCACAGCAGTACGCTTATAGAAAGTACACTCTTAAGAAGTATAAACAACTGCTTTCTGACTGTGGAGATAACCTCCTCTGAGACTATTGCCGTAACGCCAGGTATGTCGTACTCTATGAATATGGCGACCCTCGAGGGTGGCATATCAGGTGTCACCTGAACCAGCACAGTGGATATCTTATTTTCAGGTATATTCACGGCTTTATTACCTTTATTCTTTGACTCCTCAATAGCCTTTCTTACTCCATCCATAGGGAGAAACATAGAGGTATCAATAAACTTCATACCGGTTTGCTCTATCATACCGACTATTTTAAAAACCCGGCCATAAGCCGTCACACTTGATCCTACCTGAAAGGCAGTAATTGCTCTGCCCATTATTGCCTCATTGTCTTTAATATCACGCTTCAGGCTTTCCGTAAGCCACGGCATTATAGTGAAATCGTTTTTGGGATCAAACCCTATCATCAGCATCTCGCCGACATCACAACACCTGTACTTTGAGGTTAACAAATACAGTTGAGCGGCTGTTTGTTTAACTCCTTTTATTTTTTTTATCTTGTCCTCAATCGTGTTATCCATGTAAAACTCAGTCGGCTCACCTGACAGAAGCGAGGCCTTTGCTTTGACCTCCGACCCCTTGGGCACTACCATTATGTCAGCCCCAAGGCGCTGAATGCTTCTTTTTAGGCTTAACTCCACGGAGTCCATCACAGTGGTAATGGAAAACAGCGTAGCTGACACCACCATAACAGCTCCGGCTATGGCAATGCTTCTAAATATCTTCCGCCTCAGATTGTTCTGAGCTATCGTGTTTATTGATATATTCATCTTAACAATTTAACCTTAACGACTGATTAATTATACAATATTATAACTAAAAAAAAGCATGTCACCAAATTGTTTTGGTATGTTTTTATAATAAACAGCCATGCACTGACCTAAGATTTTATGATTTCAGCCGATAAGACATTGTATGGCGTTTATAAAAATGAATAAAAATAGGTATTTTACTTATTTATAATGATTATTTATGTAGAAAATTAGCATAGGTGCCGGATGAATTTATTTGTTTTTGGCAGAGTTTTTTTTATTATTTTAGCGATTTATAAAAATCCACTCCTCAATCCGGCCGTTTCAGGTAAATCTAAAAATATATTCTTTATTCTATTTATATTTCAATTTTTATTCATTTCTCCACATGCTGCCATAGCCTCCGATAATCAAACCGCTGCAAAGATAAATAGCCCGAAACAATTGGACGTGTTATTTTTATTTAATTGCTCTGGCGCTGCCGGAAATAGTAAGCAGATAAGTGTGCTTTCATCATCGCTTAAGCAATTCGTTCATCTTCTTGATGAAAATGACAGATTTGGTATCATTGCCATGGGAGATACAGTTTATACTCAAAAAGATTTGACCGAAGCTACAAACAGCGAAATAGTAGATGGTGTTATCTGTACAAGTAATACCGGTGACAGCTACAAGGGTATAAAGTTAGCTTTCGACACAATATCAAAGAATCATGGCCATAAAAAAACCATAATTTTTACTTCATTTCTGAATTCAAATTCAACAAACGCAGAAAAAGATGCCGGTAATACTCAAGGTCGCCTTCAGATGTTGTCCAAAGAGTTAAAGGCGTCCGATATATCCCTTTATGTCGTATGGTTAAACGATTTAACAGGTAAAACCTTATACGAGGACACATCTCTTAATACAGGCGGAGTCTTGTTTCAAACAAATATAGAAACATTTAATCATGTTTTTTCAACATTATATGAAGTTATAAAATCACCTGAAATCCTTCCCATTAAATTAAACAAGTTAACTATTGACGAATCTATAAATAGCTTTACACTTTTGGCTAAAAAAGACACTCCATCAACAAAAATATTACTTCAACAGCCTACAGGCAGAAAACTAGCTGTCCAAAGTACGCACTCAGGGATGGTATGGTTAACAGGAAACGATTTCGATATAGTAAAAATAGATAATGCCACTACAGGCACCTGGGATATTTTTTTTAGCTACAGTAAAGAAAACAAAGCTTATATTAAATCAACATTTAATCTGAATACGAATATAATAGGTAATTTAATCCCGCTGGCAAAACCCTTTAAGATGAGAGCATGGTTTGATATAAACGATTTCCCCGTCAGTCAGGAGGAAATTGGCAAGGAGGCAAAGGTAAATGCCCAAATATCTTATCCTGATAATAAAACAATGAATGTTAACTTTGGCTGGGTAAAAAATGAACATGTTTTTGTATCTCAATTCGTACCAACACAAGGAGGACTGCATATAATAAAAATAACGGTTGAAAGTAAGGATTATTTACGGCAACGAGTGTATGCGGTTTTTGCTAAGGAATACACAACTACTAACAATGACGACAATATGACTACTATTAAGCCAAAAGTTACCGTAACAAATATAAAAAAAAGAACATTTCTTGTAAAAGTAAGGAGTAAGCTGAGAGCATTTATTGAGTTCTTAGCTATTAATTTTGTTTTGTTTGTCCTGTATTACATAAACAAGAAAACGAACGGCGCTATAAAAAACTTTTTTTGGAGGAAAAGAAATGATACAAATTGATGCTTTAGCGTTTTATTTCATTCTTGAGCTTATTGGAATACTGCTGATTATAATAGGAGTAATGTATGTCGCAGTAAAAAGATACAGAAAAAAATCTAATGATAAAAATTTCGAGAATCTGCTAATGAAAGACATAGAAAGTCTTGAAAACCAAATTAAAGTTTTTGACGATAAAACAGCTGTACATTTTGACAAAGAGGCTATAATATCAAATGAAATAGACTCAACCAAACTAAACTTAGCAAATACCGCCCTTGAGGCATTGCATAGTAAAAAAGATACGATGGAATCTTTCTGGTATCATTTATTTGACGGCAATGTGGATAAAATCATGAAAGGACGGTTTAATCATTTTTTAACTGCTGCTTCAAGCTTTATGAGCAAAGGTTTGACCCTTGAGGAACAGCAGAAATTAAAAGACGCTTTAAGCTCACAAAAGAGGGAGACTATAAAACTTCTGGGCTATAAAGATATGTTTGTCCACGTAGTTAAGGAGTTCAGAAAGATTAGAAATACAAGTGAAACTATAGCTAAATCTCTTGAAAAGACAGACACTAAGTCCAATGAAATAAACAAAGCGATCTCTGACTGTAAGTTATTGAATTCAGAACTCGACAGATGCGTAGAAGTACTGATAACACAACAAGAAGAAACATCCAATGACGGTGCAGAAAGCAATCTTTCATTCGGTGATGAATCTAATGAGCAATCAACGGCTATGGATATTTCGTCTCAACATATCAATCCGGAAATAGCAAGAAAAATCGAAGGGCTACAGAAGAGTAAAAAACTTTCGGAAGATAAAATAAAAGAATTAGAGGAGATTATAAAGAAAAAAGAAGACGACTACAATAATATAGAAAATGATTATAACCAGCTTCAGGTGGAATATATGAATGTGTTCAAACAGCATAAGGGCGAGACCGGTTGGGCCAGTAAAGCATCTTAAACCCAATCCTTTAAAAGATGTTAAATGTCTCCTGATAAAAAAAGGCCGGAGTTAATCCGGCCTTTCAGTTGCGATATCTAACTTATTTGTTAAGGAGTTTTAATTAGCTGGAGCTGGTTCTGCTGAAGCAGGGAGTTTCTTCTCTTTCCAGTTTACCTCGATGCCACACAGGAACGGTTTTCCGCCATCCTCATGTTTTTTATCAATAACCAGGCCAAGCGCGCCATGGCATTTCTTACAAGCTGAGTATTCTTTTACTACTCTCTTTGTCTTGGTGTCAACTACAACTATAGCGCTGTCATCAGCCTCTGGAAGCTGTCTTGTCACAACAAGAGCATATTTGCCGTCAGGTGAAAAATCAACATCGTGAGGGTTTCCGCCGATTAAAAGACTATCTATAACCTTATTGGTCTTTACATCAATAATCTTAACTGAACCAGGGATTCCGCCGGCATCAGTGTAGCCAATACCTGCAGGCTTACCGTCTTTTAGTTCCGCACCATCTGACTGCCATATCTCTGTCATGGCAGGGTTCATCCTCGAACGGTGAATATATGCACCTGCGCCGGTGATTTTACCTGTTACTTTTTTAGTGGCAACGTCAACTATGCTGATAAAGCCGCCAGGCATGTCGGATACATACGCAAGTTTGCCATCCTTTGAAAAAGATATTCCGCATATTGACTTACTTACATTAAAACTGTCTTTTAACTTCTTTGATTTCATGTCATAGACGTAAACATTACCATCATCCATATCGGATACCCATACTGTACCGTCAGGAGCAAGTGCCGACCCGCAGTGCTTTTTGCCTAATTTCTGCCATTCGGTCTGTTTTCCGGTTGCTATGTCTATTTCCTTTGAGAAACCGTCAAGAGAGAACACATAAATTGTCTTACCGTCTTTTGACAGAGTAAGAGCATCGCTGGCTTTACCGTGAGCATATCTGGCTACATTGCCTGTTGCCAAATCCACTAATGCTATATGGCCGCCGTGTCCTTGAATATACGCTATTCCCTCAAGCTTAGGCTCATCAGCAGAGACTACCACAGCCATCGCCGCTACAAACACGATTACTAACGTTAAAAATAAAAACTTCTTCATTTTACCTCCCAGTACATTCAATTTTTATTATACTTAACTACTTAAACCTTCTCCTGCCCTGATCTACCATTTTTAACTATCACAATCCGTTACCGTTATCACCCCCTCTTTTTAGCCCATGTATTTGTTGTTTCATACACAGATAATACTTTTGTTTAGTATCCCTAAACCTGATTTGTTAATCAAAGCAATTGATTGATTATAAGAACAAGAGTTTTTATTGTCAACTTGAAAAACAAAATATAGTTTTGCTAATAACTGTAATTAATATAGTCAGGTTAACGCAGAAGTTTTTTTATGTCGTTAACGACAGCAGGTTCAGTCCAATTTTGAGCACCTATGTATTTTTTAACAATCACTCCTTCTTTACTTATTAAAAAAGTAACCGGCAGCATATAGACTTTGAAAGATTTTGCTATCTTGTTTTTGGGGTCTAAAAGGAACTGGAAAGTAACATGATTTTTCTGCGCAAACTTTTTTATATCATTTGGGGAACTTGCAGAGGCGGCAAGTACAGTAAAATTATCATTTTTAAACATTTTAGACAGAGCCTCCATTGAAGGCATTTCCTCCTTGCACGGTGGACACCACGTTGCCCAGAAGTTAAGAAGCACCACTTTTCCTTTTAAAGAAGCCAGAGATACAATGTTGCCATCTACTGAGTGCAGTTCAAAATCAGGAGCGGCTTTGCCATCTATCTCATCTAACTCCCACGGCGCCGGTGGTACTGAAAAAGCTGTCTTTGAATTAAATACAAAAAATAAAACCGATACACTTATAACAAAATAATAGAAAATTCTTTTGTTCATACTACCCCCATTTTCTTTATTGTAGATGAAATGTATCATTTTTAAGGATATTTTTTCAAGTACCTTTTATTTTTGATATCCAACTACCACAGTGCTTTTAACGGCTGACACATTTGTACGTGCCGGCAGAACAGTTGTGGTTATCTGTTTTAACGATACATCCTTTCCGGTTACATCTGTATCAGCGGCGGTTGCATTTGTCTTAGTTGTAAAAGTACCCGATGTACCGTCTGAGGCTATGGTAACAACCCAAAAGTCAGCGCCTCCAGCTCCATAAGACTTAGTGTTACCGGAAACTATATATCTCCCGCTTGCGGTCTCATAAGCAGAGTAAGAATTGGCAGAATCATCATTTTTGCCGCCATAAGCGTTTTGCCACGCTATTGAACCGTCACTTTTTAGCTTAAGAACCCACATATCGTACCCGCCAGAGCCAAATGAGTTGGTGTTTCCTGTTACAAGATAGCCGCCATCGGAGGTTTGAATCACTGAGTAAGCGTAATCATTTCCTGTTCCTCCATATGACTTTTGCCACTCTGTGTCTCCGCTTTTGTTTAATTTAAACACCCACACATCCATCCCTCCGGCTCCAAAAGCATTTGAGTAACCGGAGACAATATATCCGCCATCGGTAGTCTCCTGTGTTGAAAATGAAAAGGACTGCCCTCCTTTACCATAAGTTTTTGACCATTTTACTAACCCATCGGAATCCAGTTTAATAAATAAAATCTCTACAACGTCATCACTGACCCTGACTTTGTTTCCGCTGATAATGTACCCTCCATCTGAGGTTTGTCGTATTGCGTAGGAGTTTTCGACATCCGTGGTACCGTATGTTTTTTGCCATTTTACAGTGCCATCAGGATTAAGTTTAAGTACCCAAATATCATGTAACCCTGCACCGAAGGAGCCGGTATAACCAAGCACAATATATCCGCCGTCTGAGGTCTGCTCTACCGATTTTGCATAATCCGTATCTGAGCCGCCATAGGTATATTGCCACGTAATTTGGCCATTTGATTTCAACTTCAATACCCACATATCAAAGCCACCGGCACCAAAGGATTTAGTATATCCTGCGGCAATGTAACCGCCGTCTGTTGTTTGCTTTATTGACTGTACGTTATCTATGTCAGCTCCGCCATAGGTATATTGCCAATCTATCTCGTTTAATTTATTCATCTTAACTAACAGGATATCTCTTTTGCCCTGGCCAAAGGACTCTGTGTATCCTCCGACTATAAAACCGCCATCTGATGTTTTTGCTATAGTGAAGGCTACATCATCAGCGCTGCCGCCAAGCGTTATTGCTCTACTCAATGTGGTGCTTGTATTATCTGTGCTGACAGTTGCGCCATATATGCTATCGCTAAGACTAATGAGCGCTAACAACGCAAATAAAAAAGTCATAGCATTACGTGAAAAATCTTTATTGCTTTTTGAAATGTCCATAATATGCCTCCTTATTGTTCCGTAGTGTTTTTTAAATCCACACCCCTCATTGGATTATATGACAAGAAGGATTTTTTTTCAACCTTGACCTACATATGGAAATTTATTTATTGTAGTAGTAAAAGAAATGTGCGGAGGGTTTTTGTGAAGGCAATTAAAATCGTTGTGTTACTTGTTGTTTTTCTATCAGTAGTGTGTATGTATGCTAATTTTACAATCGGCGCTGAAAAGCAGGAAATCCCTTTGGATGCAGCTATGCGGGTTGGCATGGGAAAGAATGTTGTCATCGAATTTGATGATCCTGATTGCCCGTTTTGCAGAAAACTAAACACCTATTTGAATACTAGGAAAGATATAACAAGATATATATTCTTTGTACCTCTTAAAGAATTACATCCTTTTGCTGAATCCAAAGTACGTTTAATTTTATGTTCAAAAAACTCATGGAAAACACTTGAAGAAACCTTTGCCGGAAAATATGACAGTGAAAGGCCACAATCTTGCAACAGTAAAAGCGTTACAGAAACTATC
This region of Nitrospirota bacterium genomic DNA includes:
- a CDS encoding thioredoxin fold domain-containing protein, which codes for MKAIKIVVLLVVFLSVVCMYANFTIGAEKQEIPLDAAMRVGMGKNVVIEFDDPDCPFCRKLNTYLNTRKDITRYIFFVPLKELHPFAESKVRLILCSKNSWKTLEETFAGKYDSERPQSCNSKSVTETINIHKSTAERLGVNSTPFLIVNGQQVHGADINLIESIIGPAVR
- a CDS encoding sigma 54-interacting transcriptional regulator; protein product: MMAKIIVVDDEYWIRNTFKDFLTEAGYDVFIAKDYSEAISMIAENDFDLVIADIILSDHSGIDILREIKTKNPTTLVVMITGYPEIETATEAVRLGAFDYITKPVRKDALLRVVNAALSFKSLIDEKEKYRMHIEAIFRSVKVGIVTVDAQMHIVQFNGAATKICGFTDTNDELYSDKSQCSKRCFFTLRETIETKKSYDIFRLECKHKLKSGQVVNITTYPLLDEQKSFSGGVMIVQDETNLAELEMKIGHPRKYHNIIGQSERMQNIFSLIETLSNLKTTVLITGDSGTGKELIAEAIHFRGQRSNKPLVKVNCSAISEHLLESELFGHVKGAFTDAISDRTGRFQRADGGTIFLDEIGDITAATQLKLLRVLQEMEFEKVGDSAPIKVDVRVIAATNQCLNEKIKRGHFRKDLYYRLRVIEINLPPLRDRKEDIPLLVEHFMAKFNRDFKKDIHSISTDVMKAFMHYQWPGNIREMEHAIEHAFVLCTQRVITLDDLPDEFRDVVSTNITQEHEPQIIRLTLKNTKWNKSKTARILGIDRKTLYNKMRLYGIKKDD
- a CDS encoding PQQ-binding-like beta-propeller repeat protein produces the protein MKKFLFLTLVIVFVAAMAVVVSADEPKLEGIAYIQGHGGHIALVDLATGNVARYAHGKASDALTLSKDGKTIYVFSLDGFSKEIDIATGKQTEWQKLGKKHCGSALAPDGTVWVSDMDDGNVYVYDMKSKKLKDSFNVSKSICGISFSKDGKLAYVSDMPGGFISIVDVATKKVTGKITGAGAYIHRSRMNPAMTEIWQSDGAELKDGKPAGIGYTDAGGIPGSVKIIDVKTNKVIDSLLIGGNPHDVDFSPDGKYALVVTRQLPEADDSAIVVVDTKTKRVVKEYSACKKCHGALGLVIDKKHEDGGKPFLCGIEVNWKEKKLPASAEPAPAN
- a CDS encoding VWA domain-containing protein, producing MDVLFLFNCSGAAGNSKQISVLSSSLKQFVHLLDENDRFGIIAMGDTVYTQKDLTEATNSEIVDGVICTSNTGDSYKGIKLAFDTISKNHGHKKTIIFTSFLNSNSTNAEKDAGNTQGRLQMLSKELKASDISLYVVWLNDLTGKTLYEDTSLNTGGVLFQTNIETFNHVFSTLYEVIKSPEILPIKLNKLTIDESINSFTLLAKKDTPSTKILLQQPTGRKLAVQSTHSGMVWLTGNDFDIVKIDNATTGTWDIFFSYSKENKAYIKSTFNLNTNIIGNLIPLAKPFKMRAWFDINDFPVSQEEIGKEAKVNAQISYPDNKTMNVNFGWVKNEHVFVSQFVPTQGGLHIIKITVESKDYLRQRVYAVFAKEYTTTNNDDNMTTIKPKVTVTNIKKRTFLVKVRSKLRAFIEFLAINFVLFVLYYINKKTNGAIKNFFWRKRNDTN
- a CDS encoding TlpA family protein disulfide reductase translates to MNKRIFYYFVISVSVLFFVFNSKTAFSVPPAPWELDEIDGKAAPDFELHSVDGNIVSLASLKGKVVLLNFWATWCPPCKEEMPSMEALSKMFKNDNFTVLAASASSPNDIKKFAQKNHVTFQFLLDPKNKIAKSFKVYMLPVTFLISKEGVIVKKYIGAQNWTEPAVVNDIKKLLR
- a CDS encoding ABC transporter ATP-binding protein, which encodes MIELTEISKHYIIGKEKLKAADNVNLLVEKGDFLSIVGHSGSGKTTLLSIVGALTKPDIGTVKINGTNLWSISDNELSELRNKLMNFIFQFSSLIPTLTVLENVLLPTAFSKERINRNDYAMALLDMVRIQDKANMYPSQLSGGQQRRVAIARAFINEPAIVLADEPTGDLDEETEAEIMSLFKKMNEDKGVTFLLVTHSSEIAKQCKKIYRMTHGVLKPL
- a CDS encoding FtsX-like permease family protein, giving the protein MNISINTIAQNNLRRKIFRSIAIAGAVMVVSATLFSITTVMDSVELSLKRSIQRLGADIMVVPKGSEVKAKASLLSGEPTEFYMDNTIEDKIKKIKGVKQTAAQLYLLTSKYRCCDVGEMLMIGFDPKNDFTIMPWLTESLKRDIKDNEAIMGRAITAFQVGSSVTAYGRVFKIVGMIEQTGMKFIDTSMFLPMDGVRKAIEESKNKGNKAVNIPENKISTVLVQVTPDMPPSRVAIFIEYDIPGVTAIVSEEVISTVRKQLFILLKSVLSISVLLWVMAIFLIGLVFSMIVNERRREIGLLRAMGAKKKDIFQLIMTEASILSVIGGLAGIVLGGSFLFFFKDFIKSSLNIPYLWPEMLQFALLIYLTLLLSLLTGAIAAFYPAVRSMKMEPYAAIRKGE